One genomic segment of uncultured Desulfobacter sp. includes these proteins:
- a CDS encoding ACT domain-containing protein has product MAEQISIFIENKEGRLAEVTAILRDAGVNIRALSLADTTDFGVLRLIVNDNDKATTALRNQGFTVGKTRVLAVEVNDEPGGLNQVLDPLSEQDVNVEYMYAFANPQCKNAIMIFRFDDLEKAKVILAEQGIKVIDKEEISNL; this is encoded by the coding sequence ATGGCTGAACAGATATCCATATTCATAGAAAATAAAGAAGGGCGTCTTGCTGAAGTCACGGCGATTTTAAGGGATGCCGGAGTGAATATACGGGCACTTTCCCTGGCAGACACCACGGATTTCGGTGTACTGCGACTCATTGTCAATGATAATGACAAAGCCACTACAGCTTTACGGAATCAGGGATTTACCGTGGGCAAAACCCGTGTTCTAGCCGTGGAAGTGAATGATGAACCCGGTGGCCTGAACCAGGTGCTGGATCCATTAAGTGAACAAGATGTCAATGTGGAATACATGTATGCATTTGCCAACCCCCAGTGCAAAAACGCCATCATGATTTTCCGATTTGATGACCTTGAAAAGGCAAAAGTTATTTTGGCGGAACAAGGTATTAAGGTTATAGACAAAGAAGAAATCTCAAATCTTTAA
- a CDS encoding toxin HicA: MKNIAEKLKQFKNNPGNVNFSNICEVCDFYFGGARQSVSSHRIYKTPWKGDPRVNIQNSKEKAKAYQVNQVLKAIERLKVESDNKK; encoded by the coding sequence ATGAAAAACATAGCTGAAAAACTGAAACAGTTTAAAAATAACCCGGGAAATGTCAATTTTTCAAATATATGCGAAGTATGTGACTTCTACTTTGGAGGTGCGCGACAGTCAGTCTCAAGTCATCGAATATACAAAACCCCTTGGAAAGGTGACCCTCGAGTTAACATCCAAAATTCCAAAGAAAAAGCAAAGGCCTATCAAGTTAATCAAGTGCTAAAGGCCATTGAGCGTTTGAAGGTGGAAAGTGACAATAAAAAGTGA
- a CDS encoding toxin-antitoxin system HicB family antitoxin, protein MTIKSDHYTYRVTWSIDDNEHVGLCAEFPSLSWLAEEPESALKGIQNLVADVVKDMAESQEKIPEPLASKNYSGEFMVRVPPDVHRALAIKAAEAGVSLNRLVSSKLSH, encoded by the coding sequence GTGACAATAAAAAGTGATCATTATACATACAGGGTAACTTGGTCAATAGACGACAATGAGCATGTTGGTTTGTGCGCGGAGTTCCCAAGTTTAAGCTGGCTGGCTGAAGAGCCTGAGTCTGCTTTAAAAGGTATCCAAAATTTAGTTGCCGATGTAGTAAAAGATATGGCGGAAAGCCAAGAGAAAATCCCAGAGCCTCTTGCCAGCAAAAACTATAGTGGGGAATTTATGGTTCGCGTTCCCCCTGATGTCCATCGCGCTCTTGCTATTAAAGCTGCAGAGGCTGGTGTAAGTTTGAATCGCCTTGTAAGCTCCAAGTTAAGCCACTAG